Proteins from one Nyctibius grandis isolate bNycGra1 chromosome 2, bNycGra1.pri, whole genome shotgun sequence genomic window:
- the RAB30 gene encoding ras-related protein Rab-30, whose product MSMEDYDFLFKIVLIGNAGVGKTCLVRRFTQGLFPPGQGATIGVDFMIKTVEINGEKVKLQIWDTAGQERFRSITQSYYRSANALILTYDITCEESFRCLPEWLREIEQYASNKVITVLVGNKIDLADKREVSQQRAAEFSEAQDMYYLETSAKESDNVEKLFLDLACRLISEARQNTLVNNVSSPLPGEGKSISYLTCCNFN is encoded by the exons ATGAGTATGGAAGATTATGATTTCCTcttcaaaattgttttaattggcAACGCTGGTGTGGGGAAGACCTGCTTAGTCCGTCGCTTCACTCAG gggCTTTTCCCACCAGGTCAAGGAGCCACAATCGGGGTTGACTTTATGATTAAAACCGTGGAGATAAACGGTGAAAAAGTGAAG CTGCAGATCTGGGACACGGCAGGACAAGAGCGATTCCGATCCATCACGCAGAGTTACTATCGCAGCGCTAACGCGTTAATCTTGACCTACGACATCACCTGCGAAGAATCCTTCCGGTGTCTCCCCGAGTGGCTGCGAGAAATCGAGCAGTATGCCAGCAATAAGGTCATAACCGTGCTAGTGG GTAATAAGATTGATTTAGCTGATAAGAGGGAAGTCTCCCAGCAAAGAGCTGCAGAGTTTTCCGAAGCACAGGACATGTACTATCTGGAAACCTCGGCAAAAGAATCGGATAATGTGGAAAAACTCTTCCTGGACTTGGCCTGCCGGTTGATCAGCGAGGCACGACAGAACACCCTTGTGAACAATGTCTCATCCCCCTTaccaggagaggggaaaagtaTCAGCTACTTGACTTgctgtaattttaattaa